A DNA window from Acidimicrobiia bacterium contains the following coding sequences:
- a CDS encoding SDR family oxidoreductase: MSGTLEGKVAVVTGASKGIGRAIAGRLADEGADCVLAARSAVDLEMAASEIRAHSGRRVAVVPVDLRTAEGCAALHDAATSAFDRVDVLVNCAGATKPGGLLDVDDDTWEDGFALKFFGTVRVCRLFWPDLAASHGTVVNVVGGLARTPAPDILVGGAVNAALANFTKALAGQGLRDDVNVNAVHPGQTMTERFEMLLTKRAEAAGVTRDEFLDQTTQRQGVRRLGRPEDVAGLVAFLCTPEARHIQGVSVAVDGGGTSGLF, encoded by the coding sequence ATGAGTGGAACGCTGGAAGGCAAGGTGGCCGTCGTCACCGGAGCCAGCAAGGGGATCGGGCGGGCCATCGCCGGGCGCTTGGCTGACGAGGGTGCCGACTGCGTGCTGGCCGCTCGTTCTGCCGTCGACCTGGAAATGGCGGCGTCCGAGATCAGGGCGCACTCCGGGCGCCGCGTCGCGGTCGTGCCGGTCGACCTGCGGACGGCAGAGGGGTGTGCAGCCCTCCACGACGCCGCCACATCGGCGTTCGACCGCGTCGACGTGCTCGTGAACTGTGCCGGGGCGACCAAGCCGGGAGGTCTCCTCGACGTCGACGACGACACGTGGGAGGACGGCTTCGCTCTCAAGTTCTTCGGCACGGTGCGAGTCTGTCGCCTCTTCTGGCCCGACCTGGCCGCTTCCCACGGCACCGTCGTGAACGTCGTCGGCGGGCTCGCCAGGACGCCGGCACCCGACATCCTCGTCGGGGGAGCGGTCAACGCGGCCCTCGCCAACTTCACGAAAGCCCTGGCCGGCCAGGGGCTGCGCGACGATGTGAACGTCAACGCAGTCCACCCGGGGCAGACGATGACGGAGCGGTTCGAGATGCTCCTCACCAAGCGGGCCGAAGCGGCGGGCGTGACCCGCGACGAGTTCTTGGACCAGACGACCCAACGTCAAGGCGTGCGCAGGCTGGGGCGCCCCGAGGACGTCGCCGGGCTCGTCGCCTTCCTCTGCACGCCCGAAGCGCGTCACATCCAGGGCGTTTCTGTCGCCGTCGACGGCGGGGGTACGTCAGGGCTGTTCTGA
- a CDS encoding ester cyclase, which translates to MIDHSHVSMFGDTSCSCTEQEAANLDLVTRYRAARVSERAPFLSRDFVRHRAGFSHIGELFGMEGSAGFDDASMEDRENILLELTAKDDKVWGVFRIVGTHTGTIYGIPATGKRVDVVEAALWRLEGERIAEAWYFGDELGMLRQLGVAPPLGTSASEQP; encoded by the coding sequence ATGATCGACCACTCGCATGTCTCGATGTTCGGCGACACCTCGTGCAGCTGCACCGAGCAGGAGGCGGCGAACCTCGACCTCGTCACCAGGTACAGGGCCGCCAGGGTGTCGGAGCGGGCGCCGTTCCTGTCCCGTGACTTCGTGCGACACCGGGCAGGCTTCAGCCACATCGGCGAGCTGTTCGGCATGGAGGGGTCGGCAGGCTTCGACGATGCCTCGATGGAGGACAGGGAGAACATCCTGCTCGAGCTGACCGCCAAGGACGACAAGGTCTGGGGGGTGTTCCGCATCGTCGGCACACACACCGGGACGATCTACGGGATCCCCGCCACCGGGAAACGGGTCGACGTCGTCGAGGCGGCGCTGTGGCGCTTGGAGGGCGAGAGGATCGCCGAGGCGTGGTACTTCGGCGACGAGCTCGGCATGCTCCGCCAACTCGGCGTCGCCCCTCCGCTGGGGACGAGCGCCTCAGAACAGCCCTGA
- a CDS encoding DUF402 domain-containing protein, whose translation MILGDGEVHVDFRKWPDTIHWQFRMRRLGEDEHGIWLWAPAGTVARRAQEPPKRFGYLTVKVVPRDRWWTAIFNDGASHRVYVDIITPAEWSGDTVTMIDLDLDVVCTQRGDVFVEDEDEFLEHQVTLGYPDDVVARARTTAAQVAQALEGGHEPFAGLADAWLEAARSLDG comes from the coding sequence GTGATCCTCGGCGACGGCGAGGTTCACGTCGACTTTCGCAAGTGGCCCGACACGATCCACTGGCAGTTCAGGATGCGCCGGCTCGGCGAAGACGAGCACGGCATCTGGCTGTGGGCGCCGGCCGGGACGGTGGCAAGGCGCGCACAAGAGCCTCCGAAGCGCTTCGGGTACCTGACCGTCAAGGTGGTCCCACGGGACCGATGGTGGACCGCCATCTTCAACGACGGGGCATCGCATCGGGTGTACGTCGATATCATCACCCCGGCCGAGTGGAGCGGGGACACCGTGACGATGATCGACCTCGACCTCGATGTGGTCTGCACGCAACGAGGCGACGTGTTCGTCGAGGACGAGGACGAGTTCCTCGAGCACCAGGTGACGCTCGGATACCCGGATGACGTGGTGGCGAGGGCTCGGACGACTGCCGCCCAGGTCGCCCAAGCCCTCGAGGGCGGCCACGAGCCGTTCGCCGGGCTCGCCGACGCCTGGCTCGAGGCGGCGCGATCGCTCGACGGGTGA
- the pdxH gene encoding pyridoxamine 5'-phosphate oxidase yields MNLEDLHDDYDTPGLEASELGADPVAAAAGWLQEAIDAAVPQANAMSLATADATGKPSVRTVLLKEVDTGFVFYSNYRSRKGDELEQNPHAAGSLTWVTIHRQVRFAGPVERVDDAMSDAYWATRPRGAQIAAAASDQSRGLSSRAELERRVADLEARHPGAVPRPADWGGYRIVPRRIEFWQGRRNRLHDRIEYRRDGGIWSARRLAP; encoded by the coding sequence GTGAACCTCGAAGACCTCCACGACGACTACGACACGCCGGGCCTGGAGGCGAGCGAGCTCGGTGCCGACCCCGTCGCCGCCGCCGCCGGATGGCTGCAGGAGGCGATCGACGCCGCCGTGCCGCAAGCCAACGCGATGAGCCTTGCCACGGCCGATGCCACCGGCAAGCCGTCCGTTCGTACGGTGCTCCTCAAGGAGGTCGACACCGGCTTCGTGTTCTACTCGAACTACCGTTCGCGCAAGGGCGACGAGCTCGAGCAGAACCCGCACGCCGCCGGGTCGCTCACGTGGGTCACCATCCACCGGCAGGTGCGTTTCGCGGGTCCTGTGGAGCGGGTCGACGACGCCATGTCGGACGCCTACTGGGCAACCAGGCCCCGCGGTGCCCAGATCGCGGCGGCCGCCTCGGATCAGAGCAGAGGATTGTCGTCGCGGGCCGAGTTGGAGCGGCGCGTCGCCGACCTCGAGGCCCGCCACCCCGGTGCCGTGCCTCGCCCTGCGGATTGGGGGGGATACCGGATCGTCCCGCGGCGCATCGAGTTCTGGCAGGGCCGCCGCAACCGACTCCACGACCGCATCGAATACCGGCGCGACGGCGGCATCTGGTCGGCAAGGCGGCTGGCGCCGTGA
- the typA gene encoding translational GTPase TypA has translation MPGSSSVRNVALIAHVDHGKTTLVDAMLRATGVFAAHEVLTERVMDSGDQERERGITILAKAASIEWGGVRINLVDTPGHADFGGEVERALAMVDGVLLLIDAAEGPMPQTRYVLSKALARGLPAVVVINKVDRQDARLDEVADEVYELFFDLDAADHHIDFPIVSSIARFGRAMRGLGIPPETADLSAILDAIIETIPAPAGDPDAPLQAIVTNLDASDYLGRLAIGRVHNGTLRAGRQVGLVRADGSVIRKRLVSLLGFSGLDRVDVAERAAGDLFVVAGFPEVEIGDTLAEPDDPRPLPRLEVDEPVLRMTFGVSTSPMAGRSGHLLTSRQIRGRLDREVLGNVSIRIEETASPDVIEVAGRGELQLAVLIESMRREGFELQVSRPEVVVRDVDGTRHEPRERALIDVPDEFVGSVTQAVAARRGSVAGMYPGDRNRTIVTAVGPARGLIGLRSQLMTATRGTALIHQHHDGWMPWAGEIPGRGGGAMVADRAGTATGFALDNLQKRGELFVGPGDPVYEGMVIGENSRPGEMQANPTKGKQLTNVRAVGSDDAIKLKPPRRLTLETAIEWIEEDELVEVTPDAVRVRKRRLTEQERRLARKG, from the coding sequence ATGCCGGGATCCTCCTCTGTCCGCAATGTGGCGCTGATCGCGCACGTCGACCACGGCAAGACGACCCTCGTCGACGCCATGCTGCGCGCCACCGGCGTCTTCGCCGCTCACGAGGTGCTGACGGAGCGCGTCATGGATTCGGGCGACCAGGAGCGGGAGCGAGGCATCACGATCCTGGCGAAGGCCGCCTCGATCGAGTGGGGCGGCGTGCGCATCAATCTCGTCGACACCCCTGGTCACGCCGACTTCGGGGGCGAGGTCGAGCGGGCACTCGCCATGGTCGACGGGGTGCTCCTGCTCATCGACGCCGCCGAGGGACCGATGCCGCAGACCCGATACGTTCTGTCCAAGGCGCTCGCCCGCGGCCTTCCTGCCGTGGTCGTCATCAACAAGGTCGACCGGCAGGACGCCAGGCTCGACGAGGTCGCCGACGAGGTCTATGAGCTCTTCTTCGACCTGGACGCCGCCGACCACCACATCGACTTCCCGATCGTCTCGTCGATCGCCAGGTTCGGGCGTGCCATGCGGGGCTTGGGGATTCCCCCCGAGACGGCCGACCTCTCGGCCATCCTCGACGCCATCATCGAGACGATTCCGGCGCCTGCGGGCGACCCGGACGCTCCGCTGCAGGCGATCGTCACCAACCTCGACGCCTCCGACTACCTCGGACGTCTCGCCATCGGGCGCGTCCACAACGGCACACTCCGCGCAGGGCGCCAGGTAGGGCTCGTCCGCGCCGACGGTTCCGTCATCAGGAAACGGCTCGTATCGCTGCTCGGGTTCTCTGGGTTGGACCGCGTCGACGTGGCGGAGCGCGCCGCCGGCGACCTGTTCGTCGTCGCCGGATTCCCGGAGGTCGAGATCGGCGACACGCTCGCCGAGCCGGACGATCCAAGGCCGCTCCCTCGCCTCGAGGTCGACGAGCCGGTGTTGCGGATGACGTTCGGCGTCAGCACGTCTCCGATGGCCGGCAGGTCGGGCCACCTGCTCACGTCACGTCAGATCAGAGGGCGGCTCGACCGCGAGGTGCTCGGCAACGTGTCGATCCGCATCGAGGAGACGGCCAGCCCAGACGTGATCGAAGTCGCCGGTCGAGGTGAGCTGCAGCTCGCCGTGCTCATCGAGTCGATGCGCCGAGAGGGCTTCGAATTGCAGGTGAGCAGGCCCGAGGTCGTCGTCCGCGACGTCGACGGCACCCGCCACGAGCCGCGAGAGCGAGCGCTCATCGACGTCCCGGACGAGTTCGTCGGCTCGGTGACGCAGGCAGTCGCCGCGCGAAGAGGAAGCGTCGCCGGCATGTACCCGGGCGATCGCAACAGGACGATCGTCACGGCGGTCGGACCGGCGAGGGGGCTCATCGGGCTCCGGTCGCAGCTCATGACGGCCACGCGAGGCACCGCCCTGATTCACCAGCACCATGACGGTTGGATGCCATGGGCGGGTGAGATCCCAGGGCGCGGTGGAGGCGCCATGGTCGCCGATAGGGCGGGCACCGCCACCGGTTTCGCCCTCGACAACCTGCAGAAGCGGGGCGAGCTCTTCGTGGGGCCCGGAGACCCGGTCTACGAGGGCATGGTGATCGGCGAGAACTCCCGCCCAGGCGAGATGCAGGCGAACCCGACGAAAGGCAAGCAGCTCACCAACGTGAGAGCCGTCGGCTCGGACGATGCGATCAAGCTCAAACCGCCGCGTCGCTTGACGCTCGAGACGGCCATCGAGTGGATCGAGGAAGACGAGCTCGTCGAGGTGACCCCGGATGCCGTGCGGGTGCGAAAGCGCCGGCTCACCGAGCAAGAGCGCCGTCTCGCCAGGAAAGGGTGA
- a CDS encoding 2-oxoacid:ferredoxin oxidoreductase subunit beta yields MTATKYERSDFQTDQEVRWCPGCGDYTILASVQNFLAGLGVDREKHVFVSGIGCAARFPYYMETYGMHSIHGRAPAIASGVATANPELTVWVVTGDGDALSIGGNHLIHAMRRNVNIKVLLFNNQIYGLTKGQYSPTSEVGKRTKTSPMGSIERPFNPISLAIGAEATFVARSVDMDRPHTTEMLQAAYDHPGAAFVEIYQNCNVFNDKAFIELTGRPERDINRINLEAGKPIVFGPDNERGVVLAAEGARIVNVADVGIGAIHVHNPTVEDPSSAFALSRLSHGPHGPTPVGIFRDVERDTYSSSMQQQLIDAQAKRGPGDLGSLIRSAGTWTVN; encoded by the coding sequence ATGACGGCGACGAAGTACGAGAGAAGCGACTTCCAAACGGATCAGGAGGTCCGGTGGTGTCCCGGCTGCGGGGACTACACGATCCTCGCTTCGGTGCAGAACTTCCTGGCAGGCCTGGGGGTCGACAGGGAGAAGCACGTCTTCGTCTCCGGCATCGGGTGCGCCGCCCGCTTCCCGTACTACATGGAGACGTACGGGATGCACTCGATCCATGGGCGCGCACCCGCGATCGCAAGCGGCGTGGCGACCGCCAACCCCGAGCTCACCGTGTGGGTCGTGACCGGCGACGGCGATGCGTTGTCGATCGGCGGCAACCACCTGATCCATGCGATGCGGCGCAACGTCAACATCAAGGTGCTCCTCTTCAACAACCAGATATACGGCCTGACCAAGGGTCAGTACTCGCCGACGAGCGAGGTCGGCAAGCGCACCAAGACGAGCCCGATGGGCTCGATCGAGCGTCCATTCAACCCGATCAGCCTTGCGATCGGCGCCGAGGCGACGTTCGTGGCCAGGTCCGTCGACATGGATCGGCCCCACACCACCGAGATGCTGCAGGCGGCGTACGACCATCCGGGCGCGGCATTCGTCGAGATCTACCAGAACTGCAACGTGTTCAACGACAAGGCGTTCATCGAGCTCACCGGGCGCCCGGAGCGTGACATCAACCGGATCAACCTCGAGGCGGGCAAGCCGATCGTGTTCGGCCCGGACAACGAGCGTGGCGTGGTCCTGGCCGCGGAGGGAGCGAGGATCGTCAACGTCGCCGACGTCGGGATCGGTGCGATCCACGTCCACAACCCGACCGTCGAGGACCCGAGCTCCGCCTTCGCACTCAGCAGGCTGTCACACGGACCGCACGGACCGACCCCGGTCGGGATCTTCCGCGACGTGGAGCGGGACACATACAGCTCGTCGATGCAGCAGCAGCTCATCGATGCCCAGGCGAAGCGCGGCCCAGGGGACCTCGGCTCTCTCATCCGCTCGGCAGGCACCTGGACTGTGAACTAG
- a CDS encoding 2-oxoacid:acceptor oxidoreductase subunit alpha: protein MADNTLAPPRPEQREKRDHIVIRFAGDSGDGMQLTGTRFAEASALFGNDLATLPNFPAEIRAPAGTLPGVSSFQVHIADWDILTPGDEPEVLVAMNPAALRANLGDLKPGGLILANTDAFVERNLAKAGYGANPLEDGSLDGYHLLTAPMEELTKTAVETTGVKGRETLRSKNFFALGLICWMFNRPTEPVIDWVNSRFADSPVGAANIAAFRAGYNFGITTEEFHHTYEVAPAALPAGEYTNVTGNQALAWGLIAGAQAAKLPLFYGSYPITPASTILEELARHKNFGVRTFQAEDEIAAVGVALGASFAGHLGATGTSGPGVALKSETISLAFQVELPLIVVDVQRAGPSTGMPTKTEQSDLMVALYGRHGEAPLPVVSARSPADAFDTAIEACRIAVKYMTPVILMSDGYIANSSEPWRLPDVDAIPDFAALFATVESAPKGEDGKFLPYSRDGQTMARSWAIPGTAGLEHRIGGLEHADLTGNVSYSPENHERMTELREEKLRRIAADIDLAVAEGDESGLAAVSWGSTYSAVRAAVNNVRKTGAKVGHIHLRHLSPFPPNLGELLNRYDSVLVPELNRGQLSKVLRSEYLVPTITLGKIQGLPFKTAEVAARIIEIVEAKGAA, encoded by the coding sequence GTGGCAGACAACACCCTGGCCCCGCCGCGGCCAGAACAGCGTGAGAAGCGAGACCACATCGTCATCCGGTTCGCCGGTGACTCTGGCGATGGGATGCAGCTGACCGGCACACGATTCGCCGAGGCGAGTGCGCTCTTCGGGAACGACCTGGCGACGCTTCCGAACTTCCCGGCCGAGATCCGGGCACCTGCCGGCACCCTGCCCGGTGTCTCGTCGTTTCAGGTGCACATCGCCGACTGGGACATCCTCACGCCCGGTGACGAGCCTGAGGTGCTGGTCGCCATGAACCCGGCTGCGCTGCGTGCCAACCTCGGAGACTTGAAGCCGGGGGGCCTCATCCTCGCCAACACCGACGCCTTCGTCGAGCGCAACCTGGCCAAGGCCGGATACGGAGCGAACCCGCTCGAGGACGGATCGCTCGACGGGTACCACCTCTTGACTGCTCCGATGGAGGAGCTGACCAAGACGGCGGTCGAGACGACCGGCGTCAAGGGGCGGGAGACACTCCGGTCCAAGAACTTCTTCGCCCTCGGTCTCATCTGCTGGATGTTCAACCGTCCCACGGAACCGGTCATCGACTGGGTGAACTCGAGGTTCGCCGACAGCCCGGTAGGCGCCGCCAACATCGCCGCCTTCAGAGCGGGATACAACTTCGGCATCACGACCGAGGAGTTCCACCACACGTACGAGGTCGCCCCCGCCGCCCTTCCGGCCGGCGAGTACACCAACGTGACGGGGAACCAGGCGTTGGCATGGGGCCTGATCGCCGGTGCTCAGGCGGCCAAGCTGCCGCTCTTCTACGGCTCGTATCCGATCACTCCTGCCTCGACGATCCTCGAGGAGCTGGCCCGTCACAAGAACTTCGGCGTGCGCACGTTCCAGGCAGAGGACGAGATCGCCGCCGTCGGTGTCGCCCTCGGCGCGTCGTTCGCGGGCCACCTCGGCGCGACCGGGACGTCCGGACCGGGCGTAGCCCTGAAGAGCGAGACGATCAGCCTCGCCTTCCAGGTCGAGCTCCCGCTCATCGTCGTCGACGTGCAGCGAGCGGGACCTTCCACCGGGATGCCGACGAAGACCGAGCAATCCGACCTGATGGTCGCCCTGTACGGGCGGCACGGTGAGGCACCGCTGCCGGTCGTCTCCGCCCGCTCTCCGGCCGATGCGTTCGACACCGCCATCGAGGCTTGCCGGATCGCCGTCAAGTACATGACTCCGGTGATCCTGATGTCCGACGGGTACATCGCCAACAGCTCTGAGCCGTGGCGGCTGCCCGACGTCGACGCCATCCCCGACTTCGCGGCCTTGTTCGCCACGGTGGAGTCTGCCCCGAAGGGGGAGGACGGCAAGTTCCTGCCGTATTCCCGCGACGGCCAGACCATGGCGCGTTCTTGGGCGATCCCAGGGACGGCGGGCCTCGAGCACCGCATCGGCGGCCTCGAGCACGCCGACCTCACCGGCAACGTCTCGTACAGCCCAGAGAACCACGAGCGGATGACCGAGCTGCGCGAGGAGAAGTTGCGCCGCATCGCGGCGGACATCGATCTCGCGGTCGCCGAAGGCGACGAGTCCGGCCTGGCGGCGGTGTCGTGGGGCTCGACGTACTCGGCGGTCAGGGCCGCCGTGAACAACGTCCGCAAGACCGGCGCCAAGGTGGGACACATCCACCTGAGGCACCTGTCCCCGTTCCCTCCGAACCTCGGAGAGTTGCTGAACCGATACGACTCGGTTCTCGTCCCCGAGCTGAACCGCGGCCAGCTCTCCAAGGTGCTCCGCAGCGAGTACCTCGTGCCGACGATCACGCTGGGGAAGATCCAGGGACTTCCGTTCAAGACGGCAGAGGTGGCGGCGAGGATCATCGAGATCGTGGAAGCGAAGGGCGCAGCATGA
- a CDS encoding amidase: protein MDAGDTVTAVARDDSPASGLIQRALDRIAAVEVTLNAYTHLDPERSMAAARSVDERVDAGEPLPLAGVAVGVKDLIDHAGWPNTLGASFPPKTPTITAPCIRALEQAGAVVAGRTGLHEFAFGFSSENHWHGPVHNPWDPSLSPGGSSGGSAAAVAAGTVPIALGTDTGGSVRVPAALCGIVGLKVTHGRGSIRGVFPLVASIDTVGPLARTVADAAAAYEVIAEHDPADVWSVPVDVDRSEGAADIGSLTVGIPHPLVDQPVTDPVATGFEWAIERLAERGATVVHLDEPALEVPGKLLDAMYFEAAEVHRERFSQAPDRYGPEVRERLEIAMSHTGARYVAGLAWRARIANAFRRALARCDVLVTPTVAALRKPIGVPEIDVAGSTVPYRGPLSAFTSVINHAGLPAIALPLDRDGAPPPSIQVVGPAWSEARLLDIGLGLEQAGVVKARKPPVWAE, encoded by the coding sequence ATGGACGCAGGGGACACCGTCACTGCGGTCGCCCGCGACGACTCGCCGGCGAGCGGCCTCATCCAGCGTGCTCTCGACCGTATCGCCGCCGTCGAGGTGACGTTGAATGCGTACACCCACCTCGACCCGGAGCGCTCGATGGCGGCGGCGAGGAGCGTCGACGAGCGCGTCGACGCAGGCGAGCCGCTCCCTCTGGCGGGCGTCGCCGTGGGTGTGAAGGACCTCATCGACCACGCCGGCTGGCCCAACACACTGGGAGCCTCCTTCCCTCCCAAGACCCCCACGATCACGGCGCCGTGCATCCGGGCGCTGGAGCAGGCGGGTGCGGTGGTCGCAGGGAGAACCGGCTTGCATGAGTTCGCCTTCGGTTTCTCCAGCGAGAACCACTGGCACGGCCCGGTCCACAATCCGTGGGATCCTTCGCTGTCGCCGGGAGGCTCGTCCGGCGGGTCCGCGGCAGCGGTAGCGGCCGGGACGGTACCGATCGCGCTCGGTACCGACACCGGAGGCTCCGTCCGGGTCCCGGCTGCGCTGTGCGGCATCGTCGGCCTCAAGGTCACCCACGGCCGCGGATCGATCCGCGGGGTGTTCCCGCTCGTGGCGTCGATCGACACGGTCGGACCCCTGGCGAGGACGGTGGCTGATGCCGCCGCGGCGTACGAGGTCATCGCCGAGCACGATCCGGCGGACGTGTGGTCCGTCCCGGTCGACGTCGATCGGTCCGAGGGAGCGGCCGACATCGGATCGCTCACGGTCGGCATCCCACACCCGTTGGTCGACCAGCCGGTGACGGATCCCGTCGCTACAGGGTTCGAATGGGCGATCGAGCGACTCGCCGAGCGGGGGGCGACGGTCGTGCACCTCGACGAGCCGGCACTCGAAGTGCCCGGCAAGCTGCTCGACGCCATGTACTTCGAGGCGGCCGAGGTGCACCGGGAGCGGTTCTCGCAAGCGCCCGATCGATACGGGCCGGAGGTGCGGGAGCGGCTGGAGATCGCCATGAGCCACACCGGAGCCCGCTACGTGGCGGGCCTGGCCTGGCGAGCCCGAATCGCCAACGCCTTCAGGCGTGCCCTGGCACGCTGCGACGTGTTGGTGACGCCGACGGTCGCCGCACTCCGCAAGCCCATCGGGGTGCCCGAGATCGACGTGGCAGGCTCGACCGTGCCGTACCGCGGCCCGCTCTCCGCATTCACCTCCGTCATCAACCACGCCGGATTGCCCGCCATCGCCCTGCCGCTCGATCGCGACGGCGCCCCGCCGCCGAGCATCCAGGTCGTCGGGCCTGCCTGGTCGGAGGCGAGGTTGCTCGACATCGGGCTCGGCCTCGAGCAGGCCGGTGTCGTCAAGGCGCGCAAACCGCCGGTGTGGGCCGAATGA
- a CDS encoding DUF3048 domain-containing protein, with protein MPVYDVDSLEQRVVAVKIDNHWNARPQSGLVNAQAVYELLVEGGLTRFIGLFHQTSPTYVGPIRSGRPTDPTLLKFIGAPAQVSGMQDWVASRFVSAGVHIIGDDQVSTFRIGGRRAPHNLYGNVETMRETADRRGWEDTPPAPIFDFGEPSTSDEMASEILLDWSDRPVVRWEWNGFRYFRFNDDSRHMTVTEDGSASQINADVIVVLEANRYTASPAGSGTPVPALETLGSGAALLFHDGIVVEGTWARETIEERFELTLPSGDPMVLPAGRLWINVFPQQQSVTWSQ; from the coding sequence ATGCCGGTGTACGACGTCGACTCGCTCGAGCAGCGGGTCGTCGCCGTCAAGATCGACAACCATTGGAACGCACGGCCGCAGAGCGGGCTGGTGAACGCCCAAGCCGTCTACGAGCTGCTCGTCGAGGGCGGGCTCACGCGTTTCATCGGGTTGTTCCATCAGACCTCGCCTACGTACGTCGGCCCGATCCGCTCGGGCAGGCCGACAGACCCCACGCTCTTGAAGTTCATCGGTGCTCCGGCGCAAGTGTCCGGGATGCAGGACTGGGTCGCCAGCCGGTTCGTGTCGGCAGGCGTCCACATCATCGGGGACGATCAGGTGTCGACGTTCCGCATCGGCGGCAGGCGCGCCCCGCACAACCTCTACGGCAATGTCGAGACCATGCGGGAGACCGCCGACAGGCGCGGCTGGGAGGACACGCCGCCGGCACCGATCTTCGACTTCGGGGAGCCGTCGACGAGCGACGAGATGGCAAGCGAGATCCTCCTCGACTGGTCGGACCGGCCGGTGGTCCGCTGGGAGTGGAACGGGTTCCGATATTTCCGCTTCAACGATGACAGCCGCCACATGACGGTCACCGAGGACGGCAGCGCTTCTCAGATCAACGCCGACGTCATCGTCGTGCTGGAAGCGAACCGGTACACGGCGAGCCCGGCTGGCAGCGGGACGCCCGTGCCCGCCCTCGAAACGCTCGGCTCGGGCGCCGCCCTCTTGTTCCACGACGGCATCGTGGTCGAAGGCACGTGGGCGAGAGAGACCATCGAGGAGCGCTTCGAGCTGACGCTTCCCTCGGGCGACCCGATGGTGCTGCCGGCCGGCCGGCTCTGGATCAACGTCTTCCCGCAGCAGCAATCGGTCACCTGGTCTCAGTGA
- a CDS encoding DNA alkylation repair protein produces the protein MTDRASFVAEELSALADPGKAAGMAAYMKADMPFYGVQKPARSVVLRAMIERFPVESREEYEEAVLDLWALPHREEKYLAIGLATHHGRFVTPSSMPLYRRLIVEGAWWDFVDEVAVRLVGRVLRDHRRQLTAPIRTWAADADMWIRRAAIISQVGHKDQTDPVLLFELCETCAHEREFFIRKAIGWALREYAKTAPDTVREFALAHRAELSGLSFREATKHLAVS, from the coding sequence GTGACGGACCGAGCTTCGTTCGTCGCCGAGGAGCTCTCCGCCCTCGCCGACCCGGGCAAGGCGGCCGGCATGGCGGCCTACATGAAGGCCGACATGCCGTTCTACGGGGTCCAGAAGCCGGCCCGTTCGGTGGTGTTGCGCGCCATGATCGAGCGCTTCCCCGTCGAGAGTCGGGAAGAGTACGAGGAGGCGGTCCTCGACCTGTGGGCGCTGCCGCACCGCGAGGAGAAGTACCTGGCGATCGGTTTGGCGACTCATCACGGACGGTTCGTCACACCGTCGAGCATGCCGCTCTACCGGAGACTCATCGTCGAGGGAGCATGGTGGGACTTCGTCGACGAGGTCGCGGTCCGGCTGGTGGGCCGGGTGCTGCGCGACCATCGCCGGCAGCTCACCGCCCCCATCCGGACGTGGGCCGCCGACGCCGACATGTGGATCCGCCGCGCCGCCATCATCAGCCAGGTCGGGCACAAGGACCAGACCGATCCGGTCCTCCTCTTCGAGCTGTGCGAGACCTGCGCCCACGAACGCGAGTTCTTCATCCGCAAGGCCATCGGGTGGGCGTTACGCGAGTACGCCAAGACGGCCCCGGATACGGTGAGGGAGTTCGCGCTGGCGCACCGCGCCGAGCTCTCGGGTCTCAGCTTCCGTGAGGCCACGAAGCACCTCGCGGTGAGCTGA
- a CDS encoding methyltransferase domain-containing protein has translation MTDWSERRAAWDTRYETDEYRWGFEPNEFVVRNAGALPPGTALDLGCGRGGNAIWLAKRRHRVTGVDWSQAAIAQARSIASEQGVEVEFVVADLLAWRPTDRYDLVLLSYVQLPPAERPRVHARAVEALAPGGTVLLVAHHLDNLEHGVGGPQTPEVLYTEEQLGEDFASLVIDLNDKVLRHVDREDAVGDAIDAALIARKITT, from the coding sequence ATGACTGACTGGAGTGAACGGCGCGCCGCCTGGGACACCAGGTACGAGACGGACGAGTACCGGTGGGGCTTCGAGCCGAACGAGTTCGTCGTCCGCAACGCCGGCGCCCTTCCTCCCGGCACGGCGCTCGATCTCGGTTGCGGCCGGGGAGGCAACGCCATCTGGCTCGCCAAACGGCGCCACCGGGTCACCGGCGTCGACTGGTCGCAGGCCGCCATCGCTCAAGCGAGGTCGATCGCCTCCGAGCAGGGCGTGGAGGTCGAGTTCGTCGTAGCCGACCTCCTGGCGTGGCGGCCCACCGACCGATACGACCTCGTCCTGTTGTCCTACGTCCAGTTGCCGCCGGCCGAGCGGCCCCGGGTTCACGCCAGGGCCGTCGAAGCGCTCGCCCCGGGCGGCACTGTGCTACTCGTCGCTCACCACCTCGACAACCTCGAGCACGGCGTCGGCGGTCCGCAGACCCCGGAGGTGTTGTACACCGAGGAGCAGCTCGGCGAGGACTTCGCCTCCCTCGTCATCGACCTCAACGACAAGGTGCTCCGCCACGTCGACAGGGAGGACGCAGTTGGCGACGCCATCGACGCCGCATTGATCGCCCGCAAGATCACGACCTGA